A region from the Vicia villosa cultivar HV-30 ecotype Madison, WI linkage group LG3, Vvil1.0, whole genome shotgun sequence genome encodes:
- the LOC131658292 gene encoding uncharacterized protein LOC131658292, translating to MNLKIITIRNVNLEVHQSEKRRSVIDRNREEGNIRLFNDYFSENPVYTDAQFRRRFRMHRHSFLRIVETLGNHDEYFQMRVDATGKMGLSPLQKCTSAIRMLAYGSSADIVDEYVRIGESTAIECLERFVRGVNEVFGAEYLRRPNNNDVDHLLQMGESRGFPGMLGSIDCMHWEWKNCPVAWKGQFCRGDHGKATIMLEAVASQDLWIWHAFFGIAGSNNDINVLNQSNVFNDILEGRAATVQYTINGNPYNMGYYLADGIYPEWATFVKTISMPQGEKRKLFAQHQESARKDVERAFGVLQSRFAIVRGPARAWHMETLKHTIYACIILHNMIVEDERHTYGGDFDYCYDNALQKNA from the exons atgaatctaaaaataataacaataag GAACGTCAATCTGGAAGTTCATCAAAGCGAAAAAAGAAGATCAGTGATAGATCGGAATCGTGAAGAAGGGAATATACGATTATTCAACGACTACTTCTCAGAAAATCCAGTATACACTGATGCCCAATTCCGTAGAAGGTTTAGAATGCATAGGCATTCGTTTCTTCGAATTGTAGAAACCCTTGGAAATCATGATGAATATTTTCAAATGAGGGTCGATGCAACTGGTAAAATGGGTCTTTCACCATTGCAGAAGTGCACTTCTGCTATTCGTATGTTGGCATATGGATCTTCCGCTGACATTGTAGACGAATATGTTCGAATTGGTGAAAGCACTGCAATTGAGTGCTTAGAGAGATTTGTAAGGGGCGTGAATGAGGTATTTGGGGCTGAGTATTTGAGAAGGCCTAATAACAATGATGTTGATCATCTTTTACAAATGGGGGAGTCACGTGGATTTCCAGGCATGCTAGGTTCCATTGATTGTATGCATTGGGAATGGAAGAATTGTCCTGTTGCATGGAAAGGACAATTTTGTCGAGGTGATCATGGTAAAGCCACGATCATGCTTGAAGCAGTGGCATCACAAGACTTATGGATTTGGCATGCATTTTTTGGTATTGCAGGTTCAAACAATGACATTAATGTGCTAAACCAATCTAATGTGTTTAACGATATTTTGGAAGGACGTGCTGCTACTGTGCAATATACAATCAATGGGAATCCATATAATATGGGGTATTATTTAGCGGATGGTATATATCCCGAGTGGGCTACATTTGTCAAGACCATTTCAATGCCGCAAGGAGAAAAgagaaaactatttgcacaacacCAAGAATCAGCTAGAAAGGATGTGGAACGTGCATTTGGAGTGCTTCAATCTCGATTTGCAATAGTACGTGGTCCAGCTCGTGCTTGGCACATGGAAACCCTCAAGCATACCATATATGCTTGCATCATATTGCACAACATGATTGTCGAAGACGAACGACACACATATGGAGGTGATTTTGATTACTGTTACGATAATGCACTACAAAAAAACGCGTAA